The nucleotide window ctctttgataccttgtgatcacaagactggtgtgcttcttccatgtgggctttgttgcttctgagctagatggctgcttgttttccttttaagactccagatgctatatcttttgatagccgggcaccatcagctttctttgccacatttgcttatgcacccatttgtcttcagagatcgtaacagggaggtgagcacacaatctaATTTCTTTCTTACAGCTACTTTGTGAAATGTGTTTTGGGAATGAAGAAAGGGGTTCAAAGTCACTAAACAACCCACGAAGGTTACATAGTTGACACATGATATAAAGGTTCTCCACTTAAGATGGTTTTGAAGTCAATGTTTTTCCCACAGTCCTACTGGACCAATGAAGGAGCCCTCGTGGAATATTGGTTATGAGGTAGGTTGCTGAacatgaagtcagcagttcaaaaccaccacctgttctTCGAGAGACAggagaggctttctacacccatctaGAGTCGTAAACCCAGAAacctacaggcacagttctacctagtcctacagggtctctaggaggaggcacagctcagtggcagtgattttggtttggacCAGGCCACAGTAAGAGGGAATGGGCAGTCTTGGCCCTGGCATCCTCCTGCCATGGTAGGGCAGCCCATGATTACTGGGCTCTGGGCTTCAGCGTGAGGAGCCACCAATGGTTACAAGTTAGACTGCTAACGGCAGGGCCAACTGGAAGCCACCAGCCGTTCAACGAAAGAAAGCCGAAGCGTTCTgctcctggggcagttctatttctATCCTTaaggttgccctgagtcagaagccactccGTAGCAGAGTTTATGGCTAAAGGGTCCGTTTCGAGGCGGGGTGTATCTTCTGGCTTCCACTCAGGCAGAGAAATAGACACGAGTAGGGACCCACTGAGCCCTGGGTCTTTCCCCGAGCCTTCCTCACTGCCGTCTCTAACGCGCGCGCTGACGTGCTCCCGCTGACGCTAGTTTCTGAAGTGACTGACATCCCAGCTGCCGCCGGGGGAGGGAGTCTCCGCGACTCCCAGCTGCAGCTCAAGTTTAAGGGCACTAGCGCGACCCTGGAGCCCCCCGCGGGCGCTCCTGGGCGACCAGCCGGCACGGGGGCAGCCTGCGAGTCGGCAGGGGGCGTTGCGCGAGGGGCGGGGCTGTGCCAGAGCGTGGACTACAACTCCCATAAAGCCCCGGGCCGCCCGAGGAGGAGGGCGCCTGCAGGTGCCTGGAGCCACCGCGCCTTCGCCCGGAAGTGCCCGCAGGTCGGTCGTGGAGCTGGCGGGGCCCGGCGGTGAGTACCGCGCGGGCCCGCGCCTGCCCGTCGCCCTGGCTCCTAGTTTGGTGCCCGCCCCGCCATCGCTTTGGCCTCCGCGGCTCGGGGACGGGAAGTCGGGAGGTTGATGGAGGTGtcgagggggcagcggggaggctgTCGCGTTCCCGGGGCGGTGTCTGGCCGTGGGGTCCGTTTAGGGAAGCTCGCAGAGGGAGCAGAGGCGGCCTGCTGCCCGGTGGGTGTGGGTCGAGTGTTAAGGGTGATGGGTGACACCGCGCGGAGTCTTCGGTGTGCCAAAGGGCGGAGTTTGACGTTTGACGCGGCGGGGGGAAGTCTTAGGAATGACCAACGGGGAATGGacagaggctttcccctccttgGAGAAGCTTGAGGGAATAAATCAGCTTTGGGGTGAAGCAGAGAAGAGTAGTCGATAAACTGCGGAGTGACGTTTGGAAGTAGAGGGAGGATTAGATCAACTCTGCAGTGAAGTTTGCCAGGGAGttgagtttaggagaggagtttACGCAAAAAGTCCTGGCTCTCCTTCCCTTGGGCTGGGGTTTGCTTGAATTAAGGAGCTGGTTAAAGCGCTAGAACTCAGATTACTCAAAATTAGGATTTGGGATGTGGTGATGGGAATGGGCATCTTGGGGAAGGTTGGTGCCAACTGAAATACCAGCAGCCTGTTCCCTGGATACAGGTGGCAGACGGATTGGGGCTATGGGAGAGTTGGGGTGGGGTCAGGAGGCTGTTAAACTTCAGAGGGCTCTAGGCCAGAGAGCCAGCCCCTCACGGATTCTTTGTGCCCCTTCAGCTCGGTAGCGCAGCAGGCAAGGTGGGTGCCATGGCCCTGATTGAAGGGGTGGGTGATGAGGTGACCATCCTTTTTGCGGTGCTGGCCTGCCTCCTGGTGCTGGCCCTTGCCTGGGTCTCAACACACACCACCGCCGAGAGGGCTGACCCACTACCCCAGCCATCAGGGACCCCACCTCCAACACAGCCCAGCAAAGCCGAGAGAGCCGCTGAGAACAGCAGAAGAGCAGCTCCTGCAGCCGAGGCCCCCAGCCTGAGACACCGTGGGCACGCTGCACAGCCAGAGCCCGACACGGGCTCCCCTGGGACAGCACAGCCACCAGACCCCCCTCAGGAGCCCCTGATGCTTCGGTTGAAGTTCCTCAATGATTCCGAGCAGGTGGCCAGGGCCTGGCCTCAGGACACCATCGGCTCCTTAAAAAGGTAAGCAGGGCCAGAGTGAGGTTAAGATTGAAGTAAAATGCTGGAGGATGGGGTGATCACAGACCTGAGAAGGCTACCAGAGACTGCCTCCTGATCTTGCTGATAGCTCAGCCCTTGTCCCCTGAAAGCAGACTGACCCACTAAGCCCtcgagctggggggtggggtggagaggaagcgGGCAGGCAGGGGCAGGCTGGTGGTTCTGGGACAGAGACTGGGATTGGCTGAGGCCCGCTCTCTTACTCAGGGCCCTCTCTCCTCAGGACCCAGTTTCCTGGCCGGGAACAACAGGTGCGTCTCATCTACCAAGGGCAAGTGCTCGGAGACGATTCCCAAACCCTGGGCAGCCTTCACCTGCCTCCCAACTGCGTTCTCCACTGCCACGTGTCCACACAGGTCAGCCCCCCGCATCCCCCGTGCCCACCGGGGTCCGAGCCAGGCCCCTCAGGGCTGGAAATAGGCAGCCTGCTGCTGCCCTTGCTGCTTCTGATGGTGCTGCTGCTCTGGTACTGCCAGATCCAGTATCGGCCCTACTTCCCCCAGACCGCCACGCTGAGCTTAGCCGGCTTCACCCTGTTCCTCAGTCTCGTGGCCTTTGCCATATACTGGCCGTAGTGCCTCCGCGGGCACTTGGCAATGCTGCCAGCCCCTCTGGGACGCGCGCCAGTGGGAGCTGCTGCCTGCCCAGGCCGGCCTCGCCTCCCTGCCCCTTCCGCCTGGCCTGGAAGCCCGACCCACACCGACAAGGACTCCGGAGGCTGGTGGAGGCCCGTCCCTGTGACCTCCATGGTGCTGAGCCCACTGCTGGAACTGCTGGCCCTCGGCCCCCGCTGACAGTAGGCCCTTCCAAGCCGGACAGCTGCTGTTGCCCCCTAGACTTTGGGCAGGCTCGAGCAACGTCCCTGGACCCGTCTTAGCACTCTGCCTGAGAAGCTGGCAACCTGTGGCCCCAAAGACTCCTTGGGCTGACCTGGGGACCCACGGACTGGGAGCCTTGTGGGAAGGGCAGAGAGGGTTGTTCTCTGGAACACgtgcagattaaaaaactgtgaagTTTCCACTCGTGCTGTCTGTGCGTGTGTGGGGCCCACGACGGTGGGCACGGCGGCCTGGGCGCCCTTCGCCATGGGCCTAAGGGAAGGAAGGGATAGAACGGGCTCTGGCCGAGCGCCTGtctgcctcctcccaccccagtccCGCCGGTGTCCGCGCTCTCGGCGCCCGGGCCTCTGGCCCCGCCCCTCGCCCTGGCCCCGCCCCGCCGCCGGCGCGCACTTCCGGAGCCGGGGCGAAGGCGCCCGAGCGCGCAGAGCCCGACGGGAGCCACGTCTCTGCGGTCTGGGGACTAGCTGGGATTGGCGTCCGGGGCGGCGGTGCGGGGGCTGCTGGGAAGATGGCGGACTCGGCGGCCCGCCGATGAGGAGGCCGCGGGGGGAACCCGGTTCCCGGGCCCCGAGACCAACTGAGAGAGCGACCTGCGCGGGGCCTGGGGAGTCATGTAGGGGAGGCGCCTGCCTGGGTGGGCCGCGGGAGCGGGGCGGAATGCGTGTTCGCGACGGTGACGGCGGTATTCCGAGGTCCGGGTGGGTTGAGGGGACGCTGACATCGCCCACTCCGCGCCAGTGCAAAGCGGGGCACTCGGGCTCCGCAGGCGCCGGGTCAGGCGGGTGCTGCATTCGCATTTCACGGGTCAGGGGACACGGGCAGAGAGACGAAgccacttgcccaaggtcacacagctggtcTAGGGAGTGCCTGGCATGGAAGCCCGGACTGGAGCATCCTCCCGCAGTGCCTGGGTGCCACTCTCCGTGAAGGGGAAGGTGACCCGGAGGGTGTGTCTGCGGGCCAACCACCAGCTTGCTCTACGACCTCGGGCACAACCTCTTTCTCTCTCGGGCCCCTGGTCTTCTCCTCGGTGAACTGGGAAGGCAGTGCCAGCCCGCTTGCCTCAGAGTTTTGCGtgtggccagggcttggcactgtTTTGAGAACCCTGTGTTACGtggaaagggtgggggtggggcgggggcgaaCTCAGCAGTTCACGCAGAAGGGTGAACCGTGGGCCCAGGTCTGGGCCACTCTGACTCCAGGAGCTCTGGAGGGCGAGTGAGGTAAGGAGTAGAAAGCAGGTTTCTACCCTTTGGAGAAGGCCTTACCCCCTTTTCTGGGCCGCCCCTCAGGGTCTCCATCACCCAACTCCATGCTTCGAGTCCTGCTTTCTGCCCAGGCCTCCTCTGCTCGCCTGACTGGCCTGCTGCTGCTCCCACCAATACAGCCCTGCTGCCTAGGGCCTAACAAGTGGGGGAACTGGCCCTCCGGAGGAGGCCCACACACAGGCCCTGTTCAGGGGCTGCAGCGGCTTCTGGAACAGGCAAGGACCCCTGGGGAGCTACTTCGATGGCTGGGCCAGAACCCCACCAAGGTGCGGGCCCAGCACTATCCAGTGGCACTTCGTCGGCTGGGCCAGCTCATGGGATCTCGGCCACAACCCCCTCCCGTGGAGCAGGTCACACTGCAAGACCTGAGCCAGCTCATCAttcgaaactgctcctcctttgaCATTCACACCATCCACGTGTGTCTGCACCTCGCCGTCTTACTTGGTGAGGAGAGGCTTGTGGAGGAGAGCTTGCTGGGACGGGTGTAacgggaaaggagagagagagagagaatggtggAGGATAAAGACAAAATTGATCTTGGAGgcttttacccccccccccccaaaaaaaaaaacaaacaaccactgccatcaagttgatgctgattcaccgCAAGCATAGAAGACAGGGTAGTAGAACTTCTTGGAGACtagctatgggagcagaaagcctttctcaggaggaGCTgccggctgatggttttgaactgctgaccttgtggttagcagcccaatgagtagccactataccactagggctccttgggaTTTTACCCAGGAATGACAAATACTCCACAGGATGCCTGCAGTGAGTTCCACCCAGTGAGTTCCACCCAGGCTCCCTTTGATGTCTCACTCTCGGAGCTATTAAATGTCAGAATCGGCATGACATGGGAACTTACTTGCCTTTTCTATAAGGGCAGGTTAAGACACTTGTGATAGATTGCGTCCCATGGTATGTTCATATAGTGTCCCCCAGGGTTTCCATGTCAACTCCAGCAAACTTGGCAGATGGGGAATGGAGCCAAGACAGATTGGACATCCACTAACGAGACCGCTTTTTTAGAACGGGGGAGACCTCCATTCCTATTGCCACATACTACCACGTCTCCTGACCCTCTCTCTTAGGCTTTCCAGCAGATGGGCCCCTGGTTTGTGCCCTGGAGCAGGAGCGAAGGTTCCGCCTCCCCCCAAAGAAGCCACCTCCCCCTCCGCAGCCTGTCCCTGGTGGGCAGAGGTTGGAAACTGCTTTGAGCTGCCCCCATTTCCTGCGGCACCCACGGCAGCATCTGATACGTAGCCTGGCAGGTGCTGGATGGGAGGtggagtggggatgggggtggggtcaggGCCAAGGAGGCGGGGAGACTGATGATATCGGCTAGCTGAGTGGGAACATAGCTGGTTGAAGGATGTTGGACGTAGCTGAGTCAGAACTTAACGCTATTTTTCACAGAGGCAAAGCCTGAGGAACTAACTCCTCACGTAATGGTGCTCCTGGCCCAACATCTGGCCCGGCACCGTTTGCGGGAGCCCCAGCTTCTGGAAGCGATTGCCCACTTCTTGGTGGTCCAGGAAGCCCAGCTCAGCAGCAAGGTGTGAtggcctcttccccctacccctgCTCACTGTGGTTATTCTAGCCATCATTTGGGCCAGCCCCGCCCACTGCCCAGTTTACTTCAGGACACCGCCTTTGCTCTCCCTCCTGGCCTGCCCAATCCCATGAGCATCTGGGATGCTCAGTGCTTTGTCGTTTCCCAAAGCACTTGGAACACCATCTTGGCTTCATGACCTCACTTCTTCCTTGAAGTCATCAGAGTCAGACCACATAGTGATGTCTCCCTCTGCTTGTGGGGTGACTCATCCGGGGACTCAAGACACAGTAACTTGTGGTGGGTGTTTGGGGCAGAGGGATGGATTCTGCCGTCACAGCTGCATTATCAGCTTGAGGGCACTGCCACAGCTGTGTAATGACCTGTTTTCCCTTGACAGGTGGTACAGAAGTTGGTCCTGCCCTTTGGGCGGCTGAACTACCTGCCTCTGGAACAGCAGTTCATGCCCTGCCTGGAGAGGATCCTGGCTCGGGAGGCAGGGGTGGCCCCGCTGGCCACGGTCAACATCTTGATGTCACTGTGCCAGTTGCGGTGCCTGCCCTTCCGagccctgcactttgttttctcACCGGGCTTCATCAACCACATCAGTGGTACGCAGACAAGGCAGCTGGCTGACCACGGGCTGCGGTGGGGAGAGCAGGGCTGGGGATCTGCAGCCCAGCGTGCCCAGTCCCTGCTTCCCTGTAGGCACGCCTCATGCTCTGATTGTGCGCCGCTACCTCTCCCTGCTCGACACAGCCGTGGAGTTAGAGCTCCCAGGATACCGGGGTCCTCGCCTTCCCCGGAGGCAGCAAGTACCCATCTTCCCTCAGCCACTTATCACCGACCGTGCCCGCTGCAAGTACAGGTAAATGGGGCACTTAGGGGTCACGGAGTGGTGGGAGGGGGAAACCAACCCTGAGTCCAAGAGTAGGAAAACCAAAGGGACCATGAACTCTGTCCTGTTTAACAAAGACAGGCCTACAAAAAAAGATTGGCCTGAGGCAGTGAAGGGATTTGCCCAGACCGCAGGGCTAGACCCAGATTGAGCTCGGGGAAAACCCGGGCCTTCTCACAGCAGGGACCTTTCCCCTCAGTCACAAGGACATAGTAGCCGAGGGGCTGCGCCAGCTGCTGGGGGAGGAGAAGTACCGCCAGGACCTGACTGTGCCTCCAGGTTACTGCACAGGTATGCACAGGTGGGTGGGCTGCAGACGGGGGAGTGGTTGGGGCTCTACGGAGTGGTGGCCCCTCTCACCCTCTGCAGACTTCCTGCTGTGTGTAAGCAGTAATGGAGCTGTGCTTCCTGTGAGGACCCAGGACCCTTTCTTACCGTATCCACCAAGGTCCTGCCCTCAAGGTCAGGCAGCCTTGAACCCTACTACCCAAGACCCTACCCAAAGGTAAGGGAAGCAGGGCAGGAGGGGCCTGCTGTCCTTCAGGGCTTGCAGACCCtgacctcctccctcctccagggtggTGCTGATGCTGCGGGAGCGCTGGCACTACTGCCGGGATGGCAGGGTGCTGCTGGGCTCCAGGGCCCTGAGGGAGAGACACCTTGGTCTGATGGGCTACCAGCTCCTGCCGGTAAGAGATGCCCTGCCCTGCGTGATGCTCAGCTGGCTCCTAAGGCCTCCTGGTCACCCTGTCTCTCCCCACAGCTGCCCTTCGAGGAACTGGAGTCACAGAGAGGCCTGCCCCAGCTGAAGAACTACCTGCGGCACAAGCTCCAGGCCATGGGTCTCCGCTGGGGGCCTGAAGGGGGCTGaggggcccccacccccactccagtgGAGGGCAGACAGTTTGCACTTTGGCTCCCTTCTGTTTTGGTTCTCATTAAAGTTCCTCTCCTTCCCCATTGCTCACCTGGTTTCTGGGACATTGAGGGGACGGGTTCCCCATGCGCCACCTCTTTCACACACACCCAGACCCACAGCCCCCTCACACGAAGACAAAGAAGCCAGGGCCGAAGCACTTTACTGCAGGGGTGAGGACTTTAAATTATTCACTTAAATAAAAACGAGGAAGGATTGGGTGGCAATCCCCTGGTCCCTCTCTCCATCTCTCGCTCGGGCTGATCCCTTCCAACCGGCGGCTACACAGGCATGGGCATCTCGTTGTATTCATCCACACCCTCCCGCTCATCAAGCACCGGCTCCGCCTCATTCGCATCCAgctgtgggagaggaggggggtaTCAGGACTTTGTGGGCACTGTGGGAACGAAGGTCACAGTGGGGCCGGGGAATATCCTTACACATTTCATCTCTCGATCGGTGAAGATGCGGGTGAGCACCACCATGCGGAGTGGCACTGTGAGGATGAGGATGAAGGGGAAGGCGAGGGAGGCCGCAGTGGACATGACAGCCCAGAGCAGGGCCAGGCAGAGCAGCTGCAGGGCTGTGAACAGGTGCATACGGAGGGTCCGGACCTGGTGGCAGGATGCAGGGGAGACTGATGAGTTTCTGTAGAAGCTTCTAGCCCCAGTTCCTGGAGGCGATGTCCAGACCCTGGCACCGAGGAGTTGgacagaggtgggggaaggaggcacctctgggtgcttGCCAGAGCCCAGGCAACATTAGTAGACTAGGATGGGCAGAGGCCTGGGGTGAGAGGGAGGGGTCCTTGGGTAAGGGGTCTTACCTTCTTGACATAGGTGACATCTGGGTGGTGTTTGGGTGGCATGAGCAGCAGGTGCAACCGCTCATAGAACTGGATTCCATTAAGGGAGGTAACGCCCATGTACAGGAAAATTCCAAAGAGTACAGCCAGTGGGATCTGCCGAAGCAGGTCTCCAATCACTATGGAGAGGCCTGAGAGACAAGAAGTGGTTGGCTCGGGATGCCCCTCCTGCCAGGGCCTCTGCTGGGAAAAGTGGGCAAGAGGGGCACATACCCACAAGCAGGGCAACCAGCAACCCTGTCACTCGCTGCTCCTTGACCTCCTGGATCTTGGGCTTATCCCCAGGCGCCACAGCCTTGCTCATGACAGTGAGCGCGTTGGCATGCGTGACAGAGCGGACGGTGGCAGCGGCCAGCCAGGGCAAACCAAAGAGGGCACAGATGCCACCCATGGCCACGATGAGCAGCAGGTCCAGGTGAAAGCCGGAGCCCTTCTGTAGCATCCGCTCCTTCTTGGAGATGATCAGCCTGGGGATGAGAGAGCTCACTTGGATTCATGTGCAGCTGGCTCTGCGGGCCCCCTTGTCTCCCCAGTACTCTAGCCAGTCGCCTGTCCGTGCCCCCTGCCCCGGACCAGTGGATTCACATCCTCAAACcacacagccccagcaggcaCCGCCAGGTGGGTCGCCCAGATTCCACCCTGTGCTTCCAGCACTCATGCGCAGAGGGACTTTACATAGGCTGACGCTATCCCCGCCAGCAGCCAGCCTGCACCCAAAGCCCTCGAAGGTCCATTCAGCTTCCCAACCAGAGGCAGCTTGCCTTCCAAGGCCCGGTCCCACAGCCTGGCCTGCGGCTCCCTCCCTTTTTACACCCACAGCTATTCTCCTGCCCAGCCCCCCTACCCTGTCCCTCCACAGGGGCGCTCACGTGGTGATCTGAGTCTCCATGAAGATGAGGATGAAGACCAGGATGGCAGGCAGCAGGCTGGCCACCATCATCCACACAGGGAAAGGGCTCGACTCCCCCAGGGGGTTGATGACCCAGCCCCGTTTCTCTGGGGCCGTGACCGAGAACCCGCTGGGCACACTCAGCTTCTGCAGAAGGGAGGGCAGATGGGGGTGAGCATGGACAGTGCTGAGGGCATGCCGTGCACAAGCTCGGCGTCCACCTAGCCTCTAGCTTCATAAGAGGCTCGGTTGGGGTAGCAGCAGCGGCAGCCCAGTCTCCCGCTGGCTACCTGGCTCAGCCTCCCTCACCTGTGTGTAGGTGTCCTCAATACTGTAATCCACGAGCACCATGATGAGGATGGCAATGGGCACGCCGAAGTCACCGATCACCCGCCGGATCTGGGAGCAGCAAGGATGCTCAGAGGCCGGCCGCCCCGGGACGTTCACGGCCCACCCCTTGGTACCCTCCCCCGCACGCCCTTCAGCCTTCGAGCCCACACACCCGGCCAGGGAAGAACCGGCTGTTCTTGAATTTGCGCAGGAAGAAGGCGATGAAGAAGGTGCCGGCCATGAGCACCAGCGACAGCAGGGCTGTGTTGGGCTGGTCCTTGGGTCTGTCCTGCCCAGGCTGCCAGGCTGAGCTCCCGTTCCCCGGCCCCAGCACTGCTCCTGCCTCCGTCTGATTTTCACCACCCCCACTGGCCTCTGAGCTGTTGGAAATGGAGCAGCCATGGAGTGGGTGTTCCTGGAAGATCTGCGGAGGGGACATACGACACGAGAGCTTCAGTCAGGGAGCCCAGGTCATCGCTCAGCTGGGCCCCAGAAGTGGGGGAAGAGAGCGGCTGGGCAGCCAGGCCACGGAGGCTGATGCGGCTCTGGGCAATGCCAACTGACAAGAGCGAAGAGGGAAAGGGGTCGGGGGCGTCGCCTGCATCAGGAAGAGAGTAGGGCAGAGTGACTCCAGGGAGATTCTGAAGAAAGGAGCAGGACCCCTGGCATGGGTGGCAGTCTCCTTGAAGGCCCCTCAAGCAGACGTGGTTGTGTCAGACCCAATTGTGACAATGGGCATCACGGCCTTGCTCTCTGGGTACTTCTGTACAGAGTGGCATTTGGCACAAGAATGCCATGAAAACCCATAGTAGTGAAACGGTTACGTTTTGAACGATTGACCAGAAGCCCGAGTGTGCGTGTGCTCCCAGGAGACGGGGAAGGAGGTGGTGGAGGGGcaagaggaagaaaagagaagtCCTTCCTCTGGAGCTCCATGTGAAGCCCTGGCCTCAAATCTGGGCAGAAGGGACAGGGCTCCACCCCGCTCCCTCTGGTCCTGAAGCCCCGGTGCTCAGCAGGGCCTGCCCACCTTCACCAGTTTGTAGAAGGTCTCATAGATGAAGATGAGGGAGATGAGGAAGGCGAAGATCTCCTGGGTGAATCGGGAGACGAAGCGCACCAGGAAGCTGCCCTCCAGAGCCACCATGAGCAAGGCCAGAAGCACCAGCCAGAAGCCGATCCACACGCGGCCCACCAGGTACTCCAGGTCATTGCTTTCACAGAACTGGGGCACAGGGAGGTCCGGTCAGGCCAGAGCCATGGGGCAGAGGGGCATCCCACCGAGAGCAGCCTCTGGACCCCTTGCTGGGCCCTTACCGTGAAGAAGGCCTCCTCAAAGACCAGCAGAGGCCCCGAGAAGCCAATCACCAGGAGCGGCTGCGCCCCCAGCAGGCAGAATATCACCCCCTGGAGTGCCGTGGACATGATCAGCTCCGACACCCCAATCAGGTCCTGGGTCTTCTCTCCTGGGGGGCAGAACCGGTCCAGAGACTGTCAGCCTGACCCCCGTCTCTGGCCCATCCTCCCGCCCCCTCAAACCCGCTCCCCCCTACCCAGCAGTCCACCAAAGGTGATGGCAGGAGACAGGGCAGCAAAGTAGATGAAGATGACAGCTGCCAGGCACTGGGGGTCGAGGGCGTCTCGAAAGTCACTCAGGTAGTGGGGGTAGCGGCGTCGCACGTCACGGATCAAGCCCCCAAAGGGCCGGCCTGTGCGGCTAAGGGGATCGTCTTCGGCTGCACCTGCCGCTTCTACCATCTGCAGGAGCGCTGCAATCCAGGCTTCCATCAGGGACCCGGCAGACGCTTctcccgcccaccccccaccccacccccaaggcaaGGCCCCCTGCACCAGCCCCGTGGCACTTGCGCCAACCCCAGGCCCCGTCCTGGCCCGTACCCTTGTCCTGGGCCGACTTGGGCTccagcccagccctggggggcagcAGCCGGCCCTGCTCCTCCCGCTTCTTCAGCATCTGGCGCTGGAAGTGAGCCACCGAGCGCAGCAGTTCCTCGCCTTGCACCTCGGAGGGCGGCAGCACCACGCTGCAGTCCAGGAAGGAGTTGATGGCCGCCAGCAGGTCTTCCCGCTCATCTGCCAAGTACGCTGCCTCGTGGAATTGCTGCCAAGGCAGGATGGGGGTCGGTGGAGGCCCCCAAAAGGGCCAGGgattcctccccaaccccctggtACCCTGAGGCTGCGTAAGGTGGTTGCTCAGCCTCGGCTCCGGGGCCCAGGCGGTGTCCAGGGAGGTGGGCAAGCTCACCTTGTCGGACATGAGGGTGGAGATGGAGCGGCCGATCTCGTGGTAGTCCATGTTGACGGTGCTGGGGCCCAGCAGCAAGAAGAGGAAGCGTACGGGCACGGGCACTTCGAGAACCGCGTCCAGCTCCACTGCCTCCCGCAGCCGGACAAAGGCCATGGTGGGGCGGGACAGGAACTCCACGCACCCTAGGGAGATGGGTGTCACGGGTAAGGGCGGAGCAGCAGGACCCAAGGCAGGCTGGGCGCTCCACGGAGCCTGTGCCCCAAGGTCTGCCAGCCACGCCAAAGCCACCGCTGCCCTGGACTCTCGCCCCACATACCCACAAGTACCACTGTTGCTTCTGCGTTCTCCGGGATCTTCTCCAGCAGCTTCAGCTCGTGCTTGGACTTGGAGCGAGCGATGCCGGCAGGCGGGGCTGGGGGAGGCAGTTCCCGCTGCGGGAGGAGCAGAGGGAGCGGAGCTCAGTCCAGCCCAGCTAGGCACCCTGGGACCAGACCAGGCGGCAGAGCCCGTCTTCCCCTCACCTCGCGCTCCACCTCCAGCCGGGTCTCGGGaacaccgccgccgccgccgccgatgAGCGGCTCGGTGACATGGGGGTCGCTCTCCACACCATGGCCATGGTGATGGCCCAGCAGGGAGCCGAGGGAGCCAGCGGAGATGTTCCGGGGAAAGGAGAAGTCCTTCTCGTCACTCGGGTGGCTGGTGGGGCAGAGGGCAGCAAAGAGCTGAGAGCTGGTAGTCCAATCAGGGAAAGAGTCAAAAGGAGTCCTCCCCAGGCAGGACTTCACCTGTGTTTCAGCAGCAGAGCCCGCAGTACGTTGGCTCTGTCTTCGGCCTTGATCTGATCAGAGATGACCATCTGCTCCACGACCTGATGGGCTAT belongs to Tenrec ecaudatus isolate mTenEca1 chromosome 5, mTenEca1.hap1, whole genome shotgun sequence and includes:
- the TMUB1 gene encoding transmembrane and ubiquitin-like domain-containing protein 1, whose protein sequence is MALIEGVGDEVTILFAVLACLLVLALAWVSTHTTAERADPLPQPSGTPPPTQPSKAERAAENSRRAAPAAEAPSLRHRGHAAQPEPDTGSPGTAQPPDPPQEPLMLRLKFLNDSEQVARAWPQDTIGSLKRTQFPGREQQVRLIYQGQVLGDDSQTLGSLHLPPNCVLHCHVSTQVSPPHPPCPPGSEPGPSGLEIGSLLLPLLLLMVLLLWYCQIQYRPYFPQTATLSLAGFTLFLSLVAFAIYWP
- the FASTK gene encoding fas-activated serine/threonine kinase; amino-acid sequence: MRRPRGEPGSRAPRPTERATCAGPGESWSPSPNSMLRVLLSAQASSARLTGLLLLPPIQPCCLGPNKWGNWPSGGGPHTGPVQGLQRLLEQARTPGELLRWLGQNPTKVRAQHYPVALRRLGQLMGSRPQPPPVEQVTLQDLSQLIIRNCSSFDIHTIHVCLHLAVLLGFPADGPLVCALEQERRFRLPPKKPPPPPQPVPGGQRLETALSCPHFLRHPRQHLIRSLAEAKPEELTPHVMVLLAQHLARHRLREPQLLEAIAHFLVVQEAQLSSKVVQKLVLPFGRLNYLPLEQQFMPCLERILAREAGVAPLATVNILMSLCQLRCLPFRALHFVFSPGFINHISGTPHALIVRRYLSLLDTAVELELPGYRGPRLPRRQQVPIFPQPLITDRARCKYSHKDIVAEGLRQLLGEEKYRQDLTVPPGYCTDFLLCVSSNGAVLPVRTQDPFLPYPPRSCPQGQAALNPTTQDPTQRVVLMLRERWHYCRDGRVLLGSRALRERHLGLMGYQLLPLPFEELESQRGLPQLKNYLRHKLQAMGLRWGPEGG
- the SLC4A2 gene encoding anion exchange protein 2, coding for MSSVPRRPSSGADSFHTPEPESLSPGPPGFPDQEEDELHRTLGVERFEEILQEAGSRGGDEPGRSYGEEDFEYHRQSSHHIHHPLSTHLPPDARRRKIPQGAGRKPRRRPGASPTGETPTIEEGEEDEDEASEAEGARALPQPSPTRTPSLVQFFLQEDDSNDRKAERTSPSPPPPLAHQEAASWATKGAQTGAQVEEVVPVASATAGGDDGGASGRPLTKAQLGHRSYNLQERRRIGSMTGVEQALLPRVPTDESEAQTLATADLDLMKSHRFEDVPGVRRHLVRKNAKGSVPGNREGKEPGPTPRARPRAPHKPHEVFVELNELLLDKNQEPQWRETARWIKFEEDVEEETERWGKPHVASLSFRSLLELRRTLAHGAVLLDLDQQTLPGIAHQVVEQMVISDQIKAEDRANVLRALLLKHSHPSDEKDFSFPRNISAGSLGSLLGHHHGHGVESDPHVTEPLIGGGGGGVPETRLEVERERELPPPAPPAGIARSKSKHELKLLEKIPENAEATVVLVGCVEFLSRPTMAFVRLREAVELDAVLEVPVPVRFLFLLLGPSTVNMDYHEIGRSISTLMSDKQFHEAAYLADEREDLLAAINSFLDCSVVLPPSEVQGEELLRSVAHFQRQMLKKREEQGRLLPPRAGLEPKSAQDKALLQMVEAAGAAEDDPLSRTGRPFGGLIRDVRRRYPHYLSDFRDALDPQCLAAVIFIYFAALSPAITFGGLLGEKTQDLIGVSELIMSTALQGVIFCLLGAQPLLVIGFSGPLLVFEEAFFTFCESNDLEYLVGRVWIGFWLVLLALLMVALEGSFLVRFVSRFTQEIFAFLISLIFIYETFYKLVKIFQEHPLHGCSISNSSEASGGGENQTEAGAVLGPGNGSSAWQPGQDRPKDQPNTALLSLVLMAGTFFIAFFLRKFKNSRFFPGRIRRVIGDFGVPIAILIMVLVDYSIEDTYTQKLSVPSGFSVTAPEKRGWVINPLGESSPFPVWMMVASLLPAILVFILIFMETQITTLIISKKERMLQKGSGFHLDLLLIVAMGGICALFGLPWLAAATVRSVTHANALTVMSKAVAPGDKPKIQEVKEQRVTGLLVALLVGLSIVIGDLLRQIPLAVLFGIFLYMGVTSLNGIQFYERLHLLLMPPKHHPDVTYVKKVRTLRMHLFTALQLLCLALLWAVMSTAASLAFPFILILTVPLRMVVLTRIFTDREMKCLDANEAEPVLDEREGVDEYNEMPMPV